From Planctomycetia bacterium:
CGCCTGGGTGGCTGGGGTCGAATGTACTCATTCGCCCCCAGGACTAGCGGGCTGGGGGCGAGCGAGTACGCTCGACCCCAGCCACCCTCGCTTTCAAGCAGCCCGAAAATCAGGCTTTGACATTGCACTACTCTCTTGGCGGTTCCGGCAAGGTTCTCGCGGGCCGTGCGCTGGCTGGATCCACCGGCCGTAGTTTTTCTTCCGCAGACGCGGCAAACGGATCCATCTCGGGATGCTTGACCGAACCGCCTTTCTGAGTGGCTTGAACGGGATGTCCCGGCGCGTATCTTGTCGCCGGTTCTTCCGCGGTCGGCAGCGCCAAGTCATCGAAGCCGGGCTTGGTCGTCGGCCCATAGAACTCGACGTTCATCGTGCGCGTCGACGCCGTGGCGAGCGGATTCGCCTTGCCACGCGTCCGCAGCAGTCCGATGAAATGGCCGACGATTTTTTGCGTCTCTTCGTCCGCGGTGACGATGAGGCGAGATACCGTCTGCGGCCCTTCATTCGGCGAAGGTGACGGCGTTTGCGTCACTTGTACATTGGCTTGCACCACGTCACCTAACGTTCCGTTCAAGAATTGCGAGAACGGTTCGGCGAGCTCGGCCGGCAGGCGATACGTGGCCCGCGTCAAATGCACAACTTCTTCCGCCGCTGTTTCGGCAGCGTCGCTGGCCGTCCAGTAGTAGTTGGCTGTGGCGCTGGGCACACCCGTTGGTACGGGCATCGCCGCGGGCGGCCGGTAACCGGCATGCGGGTCCAGCGGTGGCGCCGGCACCGCAAACGGATCGGTGGGCGCGTTAACCGCCGGTTCAGGCTGTGGCGGCAAAAGAGCTGCAGCGGCGCTCGGCGCACGAGGCGGTTCGCCAGGGATCGACGGCGCCGGCAATGCTGCCGGCGCGCCGGTGGCTGGCAGTCCAGGGACCGCCGGCTCCGCGGTGACGATCGGAGGGTTGGACGGCGCCGGCGGCGAGTTCTGTGCTGGAGTAAATCCCGGCAACACCACCAACGCCAACAGTCCCACGCCGGTTACCGCGCCCAGCGACAATCGCGACGCGATCTTCTCTCGCATGATCATGGTTAGTCTCCGTTCGAAGGCTCTTCTCGTTTGCGAACCGATGCCCAACGCGGGCCCCGGCGTGATTCCCTTGGCTAACAATTCACACACTTCCACCAACGCTTGGGCATACGCCTTGCGCGCGGCCGGCAACAATTGCGTCACCCGCGCATCGCAGGCTTGCTCCGCCGCGTCGTGCAACATGGCGCGGACGTACCAGAACAGCGGATGCCACCACCAGAACACGGTCGCCGCCAGCTCGAACCGCGCGACCCAATGATCGCGCCGCGCCAAGTGCGCGAGCTCATGGGCGATGATCGTGCGGCGCGATTCCGCCGAAAACCCGGCCAACATGGCTTCCGGCCAGAGCAGTTGCACGCGTCCCAGCACCCACACCAGCGGCGTGCAACGCACGCCCAGCACGCAGACGTCCGGCGCGCTGATGCGAAATTCCTGCGCTACCGCGGCGACTTCGTCTACCAGCCAATCCGGCGCAAAGTTCGTCGTGGCGAGCAACGCTTGGAACCGCCGCCAGCGATAAAACTGATAGACCGCCATTCCGGCAATGGCCGCCAGCCAAGTTCGCCACAGGAATCGATTCCAATCGTTCCACGTCAGCAATTCAGTCCACGCAACCGGAGCATAGGCTGCATGATTATGGGCGTGTTCCGGCGGCAGAACCTGCGTGACGCCGTTCAAGACAACGAACGACTCGGGCGCACCTGGCAAGGGCAGTCCTTCGTGGACGGTCGTGTTATCAGGATGCGACGAAGGTCGCCAAGTGATTTCATCCGAAGAAGTTAGGTCGGGTGCCATCGACGACCAGATCGCGTTCCAACCGCTGGGCGAGGCAAAGCTCCACACAGGCAAGGGTGGCGCGACAAGCTTGGCCAGCACGACCAGCCACAAAGCATGTCGCAGCGCCGGCTGCGCCGGACGCCAATGGCAAATCAACAACGCCACGAGGGCCAGGATCGCCGCCGAAACCGTATTGTGCAGGAGCCAGTAAGCCATGTCGCCAGTACCGTCAAAAAGTAGGAACGCGGAACGATGAACGGCAGAGAACTCCCTGCATTCGTCATTCGAGGTTCATCATTTCCCTTTCCCCTTTTCCAACTCGTCAATCAGATCGCGGAATTGCTTCAACTCGGATTTCGAGAATCGCTTGCCTTGCACGAGCGCCAACACGAGCGGCGCCGAGGCGCCTTCGCAGAGCTCGCCCGCCAGATCGTTCAAACGATCGGCCAACAAATCGTCGCGCGAGACCGTCGGCCGATACACATGCGCCACGTCGCGCTTGTCGCTGGTGACGACCCCCTTCGCGCAGAGCCGATTGAGCAGCGTTTGCACGGTGGTGTAGGCCCACTGCCGGCCGCGCGCCCCGAGGCGATCGTTTAACTCGCGGACCGTGCCTGGCCCTTCGTCCCAGAGCGCCTTGAGCACTTCGAGCTCCGTTCCAGAAATGCTCGGCCCCTTGTCGGCCATATTCGTTCCTCCGTGTCGATCCGCGTCGAAGCGATCTCCTACATCGTGTCGGAGGGCGATTCTACTACGCCACGTAGTAGGCAGTCAAGAGTGGATTTTCGCTTCTTCAGAAACGGCCGCTCCGGCAGAAACCGGGGCGGCCCGCGAAACACGCGAAACACACGAAAGTTGTTGCTTAAATGGCGTTTCTGACTGAGCTGACAGGCGAATTCATTCCGTTTCGTTGAGCGAACGCCAGTGCGCAACCTTCCTGAAGTCCTGGCTCAAAAAACGCATCCCTCCTTTTTTCGTGTGTTTCGCGGGCCCCAATCCGGCCACACGCCTAGTCTCTCGGCGGGAATTCCGCGGCTGGCAATTTGGGCTGAGTTTGCCGGTCGTGCTCAATTGTCTTGAATTGCCGGTTCAATCGGTCGAAACGATAGTCATGACCCCGTCGGCACAGCCGGCATTTGCGGAACATTCAGACAACTTCCCGCGATAAGCACAGGTGAACCATGCGATTCCTTCCGACCACAACGCTGGCGGCGTTGGGGCTGGCCTTCACGGTTCCGGCCGTAACTGCTTCCGCTGCAAATCCGGCCGATGACGGCGTCGTCATGGCTAGCGATGCTCCGGACGCCTCCTACGGCCAGGACTACGCCCAGCCGACCGGCTATTCCACGCCGGTCCTGCCGATGGGCGCTGGCCCCGGACCGATCCACCCGTACTCCGCGGATGCGATGGATTGCTACGGCTGTCCGCCCAGTGGCAACGCCTTCGCCGAGGGCTGGCACGCGCCTCCGCAATGCAGTCGGGCGTGGGTCAACTTCGAATATCTCTATTGGCAGCCCAAGGGGATCAACGTCCCCGCGCTGGTCACCACCAGTCCGGTCCGCACGGCGCAAACGGTGGCCGGCGAATTAGGTCAACCGACCACGAGCGTGCTTTACGGCGACGGTGAAATCAACGACGACTACCGCGCTGGCGGACGGTTGCAGGGCGGGTTCTGGCTCGCCCCGGATGAAATGGCCGGCATCGAAGGACATGTCTTCTCGTTCGACGACGAGCAATCCGTGTTCACCGCCAACGGCTCGTTCAGCAATGGCGGCGCCGGGCCGATCCTGGCTCGACCGTTCTTCAACGTGGACAGTGCCCTGCAAGACACCTTGCTGCTGGCCTATCCGGACTTCGTCACGGGCAACCAGACCATCGACCTGGACGGCAGTGTCGACGTACGCAGCGAATCGGAGATTCAATCGGCGGGCGTCTTGTTCCGTCGGATTAGCTGGATGGACGTGCTCGATTCGAGCGGCGTGTCCTTCGTCCGCATCTACGGGTTGATTGGATACCGCTACTTCAATCTCGATGAGCAGCTCTCGATCGACAGCACAATCCGCCCCATCGGCGGCTCGTTCGGCAACAACAGCAGCGTGCGCTCCTCGGACCTGTTCGACACGGAGAATGAATTCCACGGCGGCGAATTGGGCATCGATACCCAAATCAACCGCGGTTCGTTCTTCTTGAAGATCTTAACCAAGGCCGCATTGGGCAACACGCATCAGACCGTGAATATCGCCGGTTCGACCGTCAGCTCTGACGGCGTGAACTCGACGACTTTCGCGGGCGGTTTGCTGGCCCAGCCGACTAACATCGGCGAGATCACCAGCGACCACTTCTCGGTGCTGCCGGAAGGCAACATCACGGTCGGCTGCCAGTTGACCCGCAACGTGGCGGTCACCGGCGGCTACAGCTTTCTGTACTTGAGCAACGTTGTGCGACCGGGAGATCAGATCGACTTCTCGGTCAATCCGACGCAGTTCGACGGCGGCGTGTTGATCGGCGAGGCCCGACCCACGGCCTCGATCAATCACGACGACTTTTGGATGCACGGCTTCAACGCCGGCGTCGAAGTCACCTGGTAGCTCCGCCAGCTCCAGCCTGTGCAGCCAGCCGCGGTCCTTCGCCGGATACCGCGGCTGGCTTCGTTTTGGGGGAGTTTGAAGTTTTCGATGTTCAGTTTTCAGTGAAGACCGTGTTTCAAAATACTGGAAACTGAACACTGAAAACTTCAAACTCCCTAAATTTATCGCAATCGCCCGGAAACATAGACGTCTCCATCCAGCACTTGAATGTGAGCGTCACGGAACGAATGCGCCGCCGACATATTGGGAATTCCGACGCCTGCGATTGCCGACGGCGCCGCTTCACCGCCCACCAGCTTCGGTGCGATGAAGGCGTGCACTTCGTTGATCAGATCGTAGTGAAACGCCTCGCCCAGCAACTTTGCCCCGCCTTCGATCAGCACGTTCGTCCAGCGCCGCCGCCCCATTTCTGCGAGCAACGAATCCAGCCGTTCAAAGTGCGAGTCTCCTTGGCAAAAAAGCACCTCGCAGCCGTGTGAGCGTAGCAGGTCGCGCCGCTCCGACGGCGCCGATTCGCTGACCGCGATCAATACCGGCCAATCGCGTGCGGTATGCACCAGTTGCGACGAGGTCGCGATTTGCGCTAAGGAATCCAGCACGACGCGTGTTGCGCGGCGCGGGCCTTCCGGACGGGCCGTGAGCAGCGGGTCGTCATGTTCCACCGTGCCGCGGCCGACGAGGATCGCGTCCATCCGGCCGCGCAGCTCATGCACGATGGCCCGCGAACATTCGTTCGAAATCCAGCGACTGTCGCCCGCTTCCGTGGCGATCTTCCCGTCCAGCGTCATGGCCCACTTGGCGATCACCCAAGGCCGCGCAGTGCTGAGCAACCACAAATAGGGCTCATTCAACGCTTCGGCCTCGGCTTCCAGCACGCCCGATACGACTTCCACGCCGGCCGCTTGTAGCTGTGCGAATCCACCGCCATCGACCGCGGGGAAAGGATCGCGCATCGCGGCGACGACGCGGCGCACGCCGGATTTTAAGATGGCATCCGTGCAGGGCGGCGTCTTACCTTGATGGCAACACGGCTCGAGCGTGACGTAAAGTGTCGCGCCGCGGGCGCGTTCCCTGGCAAGTGCGAGCGCCTCGATCTCGGCATGTGGTCCGCCGTAGCGACGGTGCCAACCTTCGCCGAGCAATTCCGCGCCGCGCGCCACAATGCAGCCGACCATGGGATTCGGCTCGACGGCGCCTTGGCCTCGCCTGGCAAGTTCCAACGCCCGCGCCATGTGCCAGCGATCGAGGGCGAGCTGATCCATGGTGGGAACGGCCTGAGTTCGATTTCCAAATCGTGCGGCAGCGTTGTCAATTGGATCGCGACCGGACTTAATCCTCCATGAAGCGATCGAGCAGCTGAGTGTAAAGCGGATCTTGCGGCAGTTCCTCGTTGAGCTTGTCCAGGACTCCAGACTGATAGCGCCGAATCATTTGCGCCACTTCGTCGCCGACCGTGCCGTCTTCGGCCATTTTAGGATGGGCCGCGAACGCCGTCTTCCATTGCGCCAACGAGCCGGCGTAGTATTCCTTGGCCTGCTCCAAGTTGCCTTGCTCGACCGCCTGATCGGCGGCGTACGCGAGGCGGCGGGCTTCGATCGTGTCGTCCCGGATTTCCAATCGGCCGCGTTCACGCCAGTAATCGAAATTGATGACGCCGCGGAAATACTCGATCCCCATGATTTCTCGCTGCAATGCCGCGATCTTCTCGCCGACTTTCTTGCCTTCCGCGAGTTTATCCGCCGGCAGCCGTGGCGGGATTTCGTCGTAGTTCACAAAGATTTCGCTGATGGCGCT
This genomic window contains:
- a CDS encoding BlaI/MecI/CopY family transcriptional regulator; protein product: MADKGPSISGTELEVLKALWDEGPGTVRELNDRLGARGRQWAYTTVQTLLNRLCAKGVVTSDKRDVAHVYRPTVSRDDLLADRLNDLAGELCEGASAPLVLALVQGKRFSKSELKQFRDLIDELEKGKGK
- a CDS encoding M56 family metallopeptidase is translated as MAYWLLHNTVSAAILALVALLICHWRPAQPALRHALWLVVLAKLVAPPLPVWSFASPSGWNAIWSSMAPDLTSSDEITWRPSSHPDNTTVHEGLPLPGAPESFVVLNGVTQVLPPEHAHNHAAYAPVAWTELLTWNDWNRFLWRTWLAAIAGMAVYQFYRWRRFQALLATTNFAPDWLVDEVAAVAQEFRISAPDVCVLGVRCTPLVWVLGRVQLLWPEAMLAGFSAESRRTIIAHELAHLARRDHWVARFELAATVFWWWHPLFWYVRAMLHDAAEQACDARVTQLLPAARKAYAQALVEVCELLAKGITPGPALGIGSQTRRAFERRLTMIMREKIASRLSLGAVTGVGLLALVVLPGFTPAQNSPPAPSNPPIVTAEPAVPGLPATGAPAALPAPSIPGEPPRAPSAAAALLPPQPEPAVNAPTDPFAVPAPPLDPHAGYRPPAAMPVPTGVPSATANYYWTASDAAETAAEEVVHLTRATYRLPAELAEPFSQFLNGTLGDVVQANVQVTQTPSPSPNEGPQTVSRLIVTADEETQKIVGHFIGLLRTRGKANPLATASTRTMNVEFYGPTTKPGFDDLALPTAEEPATRYAPGHPVQATQKGGSVKHPEMDPFAASAEEKLRPVDPASARPARTLPEPPRE
- the ribD gene encoding bifunctional diaminohydroxyphosphoribosylaminopyrimidine deaminase/5-amino-6-(5-phosphoribosylamino)uracil reductase RibD; protein product: MDQLALDRWHMARALELARRGQGAVEPNPMVGCIVARGAELLGEGWHRRYGGPHAEIEALALARERARGATLYVTLEPCCHQGKTPPCTDAILKSGVRRVVAAMRDPFPAVDGGGFAQLQAAGVEVVSGVLEAEAEALNEPYLWLLSTARPWVIAKWAMTLDGKIATEAGDSRWISNECSRAIVHELRGRMDAILVGRGTVEHDDPLLTARPEGPRRATRVVLDSLAQIATSSQLVHTARDWPVLIAVSESAPSERRDLLRSHGCEVLFCQGDSHFERLDSLLAEMGRRRWTNVLIEGGAKLLGEAFHYDLINEVHAFIAPKLVGGEAAPSAIAGVGIPNMSAAHSFRDAHIQVLDGDVYVSGRLR
- a CDS encoding BBP7 family outer membrane beta-barrel protein, coding for MRFLPTTTLAALGLAFTVPAVTASAANPADDGVVMASDAPDASYGQDYAQPTGYSTPVLPMGAGPGPIHPYSADAMDCYGCPPSGNAFAEGWHAPPQCSRAWVNFEYLYWQPKGINVPALVTTSPVRTAQTVAGELGQPTTSVLYGDGEINDDYRAGGRLQGGFWLAPDEMAGIEGHVFSFDDEQSVFTANGSFSNGGAGPILARPFFNVDSALQDTLLLAYPDFVTGNQTIDLDGSVDVRSESEIQSAGVLFRRISWMDVLDSSGVSFVRIYGLIGYRYFNLDEQLSIDSTIRPIGGSFGNNSSVRSSDLFDTENEFHGGELGIDTQINRGSFFLKILTKAALGNTHQTVNIAGSTVSSDGVNSTTFAGGLLAQPTNIGEITSDHFSVLPEGNITVGCQLTRNVAVTGGYSFLYLSNVVRPGDQIDFSVNPTQFDGGVLIGEARPTASINHDDFWMHGFNAGVEVTW